The following coding sequences lie in one Musa acuminata AAA Group cultivar baxijiao chromosome BXJ1-8, Cavendish_Baxijiao_AAA, whole genome shotgun sequence genomic window:
- the LOC135680285 gene encoding uncharacterized protein LOC135680285, whose product MVVGKFRRSETFPAPKPAGGRAAAAKSSFRTRCISLPSRSHPIATHLADDLHAVRSWPPAPSSSSAAVHWLSDGLARLHLLLAGLSDVLQLPQAHDPLRCRHRRRSPALADRFLDDFLRLADAHGSFRAAAIALKQHLAAAQVAIRRRDVQRLPPCLRALRRAGKELADLAAAVREIRRRPPTASAAGAVTDAEEVEVARVMWEVAVAAADASRVVFLGVAQMSMAAASAAEAVTCRSAWAAAVLRWRERARSKSSNKKVLREEVMTEEEEREWRRTALERLGSAEDGMASLESGCELVYKSLVNVRVTLLNVITPAT is encoded by the coding sequence atggtcgTAGGAAAGTTCAGGCGCTCAGAAACCTTTCCGGCCCCGAAGCCTGCAGGGGGCCGCGCCGCCGCCGCCAAGAGCTCCTTCCGCACCCGATGCATCAGTCTCCCCTCCCGCTCCCACCCCATCGCCACCCACCTCGCCGACGACCTCCATGCCGTCCGGTCGTGGCCCCCTGCCCCATCTTCCTCCTCCGCTGCTGTCCACTGGCTCTCCGACGGCCTCGCCCGACTTCACCTCCTCCTTGCGGGGCTCTCCGACGTCCTCCAGCTTCCCCAGGCCCACGACCCCCTCCgatgccgccaccgccgccgctccCCCGCCCTAGCCGACCGCTTTCTCGACGACTTCCTCCGCCTCGCCGACGCGCACGGCTCCTTCCGTGCCGCTGCCATCGCCCTCAAGCAGCACCTCGCGGCCGCCCAGGTCGCGATCCGCCGCCGCGACGTGCAGCGCCTCCCGCCCTGCCTTCGCGCCCTGCGCCGCGCGGGAAAGGAGCTGGCCGATCTCGCGGCGGCCGTCCGCGAGATCAGGAGGAGGCCGCCGACCGCTTCTGCCGCAGGGGCAGTGACGGACGCCGAGGAGGTGGAGGTCGCCAGGGTGATGTGGGAGGTCGCCGTCGCGGCTGCGGATGCCTCGAGGGTGGTGTTCCTCGGTGTGGCGCAGATGTCCATGGCTGCGGCATCGGCGGCAGAGGCAGTGACGTGTCGGTCCGCGTGGGCCGCTGCGGTGCTGAGGTGGAGGGAGAGAGCAAGGTCGAAGTCGTCGAACAAGAAGGTTTTGCGGGAGGAGGTGATGACAGAAGAGGAGGAGCGGGAATGGCGGAGGACGGCGTTGGAGAGGCTGGGGTCGGCGGAGGACGGCATGGCGTCTTTGGAGAGCGGATGCGAGCTGGTCTACAAGTCGCTGGTCAACGTCAGAGTCACGCTCCTCAACGTTATCACTCCCGCCACCTAA
- the LOC135587534 gene encoding 4-coumarate--CoA ligase-like 4, with the protein MGKMVSSRSGVDPRSGYCDANSTFYSKRPPIALPADPNLSVTAFLASRRHSGTTAFIDAATGHRVSFTALWRSVAAVATALASPPLSVRKPHVVLLLSPNSVHFPVVSLAVMSLGAVLTTTNPLNTPVEIGRQLADSCPVLAFTTRALIPKLASAPDLRIVLLDDRRRPSDDRRIVATIGEMIATEPDPARTAGAVSQDDTATLLYSSGTTGTSKGVVATHRNLIAMVQIVLNRFKLEDGAEPETFICTVPMFHVFGLVAFATGLLGSGSTVVVLSKFELGEMVRAINEYGATYLPLVPPILVAMANQSRPLPLGRLRRALSGGAPLSREVIEGFREKYPAVEILQGYGLTETTGIGASTDSAEESRRYGTAGMLSPNTEARIVDPDSGAALPVNRTGELWLRGPYVMKEYFKKPEATRTTLVEDGWLRTGDLCYIDEDGYLFVVDRLKELIKYKGYQVAPAELEALLLTHPDIADAAVIPYPDKEAGQIPMAYVVRKDGSNLSEEEVIKFVGRQVAPYKRIRKVAFVFAIPKNPSGKILRKDLVKLATSKL; encoded by the exons ATGGGAAAAATGGTGTCCTCGAGGAGTGGCGTCGACCCTCGGAGCGGCTACTGCGACGCGAACTCGACCTTCTACAGCAAGCGGCCGCCCATCGCCCTTCCCGCCGATCCCAATCTCTCCGTCACCGCCTTTCTCGCCTCCCGCCGCCACTCCGGCACCACCGCCTTCATCGACGCCGCCACCGGCCACCGCGTCTCATTCACCGCCCTCTGGCGGTCCGTTGCCGCGGTCGCCACCGCCCTCGCCTCCCCTCCCCTCTCCGTCCGCAAGCCCCatgtcgtcctcctcctctcccccaaCTCGGTCCATTTTCCCGTCGTCTCCCTTGCCGTCATGTCCCTCGGCGCCGTCCTCACAACCACCAACCCCCTCAACACCCCAGTCGAGATCGGCCGCCAGCTCGCCGACTCCTGCCCTGTCCTCGCCTTCACCACCCGCGCCCTAATTCCTAAGCTCGCCTCCGCCCCTGATCTCCGAATCGTCCTCCTCGACGACCGCCGGCGCCCATCGGACGACCGCCGGATCGTTGCCACCATCGGCGAGATGATCGCGACGGAGCCGGACCCGGCCCGGACCGCCGGCGCCGTGAGCCAGGACGACACCGCCACGCTGCTCTACTCCTCCGGCACCACGGGCACCAGCAAGGGCGTCGTCGCCACCCACCGCAACCTCATCGCCATGGTCCAGATCGTCCTCAACCGGTTCAAGCTGGAGGACGGCGCTGAGCCGGAGACCTTCATCTGCACCGTCCCCATGTTCCACGTGTTCGGCCTGGTGGCCTTCGCCACGGGGCTGCTGGGCTCGGGGTCGACGGTGGTGGTGCTGTCCAAGTTCGAGCTGGGGGAGATGGTGCGGGCGATCAACGAGTATGGGGCGACGTACCTGCCGCTGGTGCCGCCAATCCTGGTGGCGATGGCGAACCAGAGCCGGCCGCTGCCGCTGGGCCGGCTCCGGCGGGCGCTCTCAGGCGGGGCGCCGCTAAGTCGGGAGGTGATCGAGGGGTTCCGGGAGAAGTACCCCGCGGTGGAGATCCTGCAGGGGTACGGCCTCACTGAGACAACGGGGATCGGCGCCTCCACCGACTCGGCGGAGGAGAGCCGCCGCTACGGCACCGCCGGGATGCTCTCCCCCAACACGGAGGCCCGCATCGTGGACCCCGACTCTGGCGCTGCCCTCCCCGTGAACCGCACCGGCGAGCTGTGGCTTCGCGGTCCCTACGTCATGAAAG AGTATTTCAAGAAGCCGGAGGCGACGAGGACGACGCTGGTGGAGGACGGATGGCTGAGGACGGGAGATCTGTGCTACATCGACGAGGACGGATACCTCTTCGTGGTCGACCGGCTAAAGGAGCTGATCAAGTACAAGGGATACCAG GTAGCACCGGCGGAGCTGGAGGCCCTGTTGCTGACACACCCTGACATCGCCGACGCTGCAGTGATACC GTATCCGGATAAGGAAGCTGGTCAGATCCCAATGGCGTATGTGGTGAGGAAGGATGGGAGCAATTTGTCTGAGGAGGAAGTGATCAAATTCGTAGGGAGACAG GTGGCTCCGTACAAGAGAATCCGCAAGGTAGCATTTGTATTTGCCATTCCAAAGAATCCGTCAGGGAAAATATTAAGGAAAGACCTGGTCAAGCTCGCCACCTCCAAGCTGTAG